A stretch of DNA from Shewanella sediminis HAW-EB3:
GTAGAAATTTTCAAACAGAGGTTGCCGTTGAATGTCATCAGCTTATTACTCAGCCTTTAAATATCAAACACACCTTGAGTGATAAAACTGGCTCCCTCTATGAATACTTGGCTTACCTTACTCCCTCCCTGTATCGCGATATTACTCGCCATTACCACAAGACAGGTCTATGTGGCCATTTTTGCCGGTATCATGGCAGGCTCAATCCTGCTGTCGCAAAATTTTTTACTCGGTGTAGCAAACAGTTTTAACGCCATAGCCGATACGTTTCAATCATCAAGCTCAGTGAAGAGCCTGATCTTTATCCTGATAATTGGCGCCATCATCAATGTCATGAGGCAATCAGGCGGTATCGATGCCCTTATCTATCAAGTCTCCCACAAATACCACCTGGTAAACTCCAAGCCCAGGGCTCAACTTGTCACCTTCGCTTTTGGATTCTTGATGTGTCTGGAAGGAGTGGGCTCTATGATGTTAGTGGGTCTCATCGGGCGACCACTATTCAATAAATTTAATATCTCCCGTGAAAAGCTGGCATTTGTGGCCAATAGCACCGGAGCTCCCTTGGCCTGGCTAATGCCCTTCAGTGGCGCAGGTGTTTTTCTTATCAGCTTAATCGGTGCTCAGGTGGAAAACGGCACCTTAACCGATAAGCCTATTACCTATATCTTTGCGGCATTACCTTACCAAGTCTACTGCATAGCAATACTGGCCTTAGTGCCGATATTGGCATATAAGAAATCCGATTTCACAGCCACTGACTTGAGCGACGCAAAAAAGACCGATTCAGCTTCTAACTCTCTGTCCGATAATCAGTCCACCGATCAGTCTGCTCATCAACCAAGTACTGGAATATGGGCAATGTTACTGCCTATTGTCATCTTGCTGGGCTCAATTTTTGTCATCAGTTTCGTAACGGGTAAGGGCAATATTCTGGCGGGTGATATCAGTTCGGCAATCTATTGGAGCGGCTTTATCTCTCTTATCGGCACGGGCATCTATTTTCGTCTCTGTAAGGTTAAGATGGACCAATACATTCAATGGTGTATACATGGGATGAAGCAGACACTACCCGCGGTTATCATTCTGGTTTTGGCCTTTTCATTGAGTAATATTACCGGGCAACTCGGAACCGGAAAATACATAGCCGGCTTTGTCTCCGGCGAGTTACCTTTATGGCTGGTTCCTGCATCCATCTTTATTATCTGTATCTTAATCTCATTTTCTACCGGCAGCTCCGGTGCCACCGTGAGCATAATGACGCCGATCATTATTCCCCTAGCCGTGGGTGTCGATATCTCTGTACCCGTAGCGATAGCGGCGGTGATCTCCGGCGCGGTGTTTGGCGATCAAAGCTCACCCATTTCAGACTCGGTCATAGTGGCGTCAACGGCTGCCGATTGTCCGCCACAGCGGCACTTTGTGACTCAGTTACCCTATACTTTGGCTGTGGCACTGCTTTCACTCACGTTTTACCTTATCGTCGGCTTTAACACTTAACTAAGATATTGCTCAGGCTACAACCTTTGTAGGCAGCACCAGAGACTGAACATAAGAAAAGCATTAACTGCCAAGATAATCAGCATGTTACAGGAGTCGTTGTTTCGAAATGAAGATCCCAGAAGTTAGCTTTAACCATAGGAAAACGGACAACCGCGAAATTGAGGTCATCGACTTAGAGGAGCTCTATGAGCGGGAGCATAACTACTCTCATCACCCCGGAGTGCCTCACAGAATACACTTCAACAATTTGATCTACATCGAAGAGGGTGAAGGTACCCACCTGATCGATTTTGTTAATTACCCCTACCAGTCCGGTGCATTTATCTTCGTTCAAAAAAATCAGGTTCATGCGTTCGATTTTAAGAATAAGCCGAAAGGGAAACTACTGATATTCACCCAGGCATTCATTAATCAGGCATTGATGAATATGAGGCTATCAGATTTCACACCGACACATTTAGCTTACTCTTATCAGCCTGTTTTCTTCCCCGACCCGGAGGTCATGAGCAGTAGTGAAAAAATACTGAGTGAAATCAATAAAGAGCTGGTTCACCCTCAATCAAACCCGTTAATAGTCATGTTCCTCTTCTCTTCACTATCCTTGATGTTGCACCGGGTGATGCCTGAAAACCAACATGACAGATTAAACAAAGAGCAGCAGACTAAGTTCACTCGCTTTGTCGAGTTACTCGAACAAAACTTCCAACGCACACGAGATGCTATCTACTACGCAGATATGCTACATACAACTTATAAGACCCTGAATCAGATCTGCAAGATGGCCACCAGCCAGACAGCGAAACAGCTCATCGACGCCCATACTATATTGGAAGCCAAAAGACGCTTGATTCTGGATGGTTTGCCCACTCAACAGCTTGCCTATGAGTTCGGCTTCGAAGACGCCAGTAATTTCGTGAAGTACTTCAAGAAACATACCCTGCTCACCCCTTCTCGCTTTCAGAAACAGTTTAAAAGTTCGTAATTGACCATTTTCAGGCCAGCTCTGACCATGTAAGCCATGCCCACTTTCATCATAATTACCTCACACCAACGAGAGGTAATTATGATGAAGAAAAGTATTTCTGCGGCATTGGCCACGACGGTTCTGGTATGCGCGGCGTGCTCCAGTCCGGTTTCAGTTGAGGAGAAGACCATTAGCCTATCTAACAAAGGCAAGGCCGTGGCCCTGCTCAACAGCATAGAAACCGGTGACAGAGGAGCCGTGGCTTATGTCAATCCAGACAAGTACACCCAACATAACCTGGCTGTTGCCGATGGCTTAGCGGGTTTTGGGGCACTGCTCCAGGCACTTCCGAAAGGTAGCGCCAAGGTAGATATTAAACGCGCCTTTCAGGATGGCGACTATGTATTTACCCATACCGACTATAATTTCTTTGGACCTAAGGTGGGATTCGACCTATTCCGTTTCGAAGACGGGTTAATCGTAGAGCATTGGGACAACCTGGCAGAAAAAGCCGCACCGAATCCAAGCGGTCGCACTCAGATCGACGGTCCGACGACTGTGATCGATTCAGATAAAACAGAGCAAAATAAAGCATTAGTTGCAGACTTCGTCGACACGATTTTGGTAAATGGAGACTTTGCTCAGCTTGGACGTTTTATCGATAAGGGTGATGCAAACTATCTTCAACACAATACCGGCATTGCCGATGGGCTAAATGGTCTTGGTAAGGCACTGGAAGAGATGGCTAAACAGGGCATCAAGATGGTCTATACGAAAAATCATATCGTGTTGGGTGAGGGAAACTTCGTACTCAGCATTAGTGAGGGTAGCTTCGGTGGCGAACACGTCTCTTTCTACGACCTGTTCCGTGTTGAAAATGACAAGCTCGTCGAGCACTGGGACATCATAGAACCGATCCCAACCAAAGACAGATGGAAGAACAATAACGGCAAATTTGGGTTTTAAAGACACTGCAAAATGATCTTATTATCAACCTGATACAAGGCACAAAAAACGAACCTTAAATGGTTCGTTTTTTATGTGCCCTCTTTGTATACCTTACTCGCAGGCGCAGACGGCAGATTGCTCACAAGGCGCTGCGGCGGCGACCATGCACATACCACTCTTCTTCCCCGAGCCGACACACCAGGCGTTACAGTCGAAAGTATCCGGGTGACCGATATCATCTTTATGACTATGAAGCTCATCTTTGCCCGGGTTCGACTCGACCAATAAGCCGTTTGGCAGGCAAGCCTCACCAAACATCCTGCCATTAGGCACACCCTTCTCATCGGTCCCGATATGACACCCGGCGACGCCTGGCGCAACACCATCACTATCTTTCCACCACGTCTTCTGCCCCGACATCCAGTCGGCGGGTTTAAACTCAAATGTGCCTTTCGCGCCCGGCATATCCTTAGCACCACTCGAAGGCGCTCCCTCATGGTGAGCGGCAAATACACCGATGGAGAGCGTCATGGCAACGAGTAATATAATACGTTTAATCATCTGAATAGGGTTCATCACTTAGGTACCTTTAAATAAAATGTTTTTGTCACAGATTAAATAGGTTGGAACACCTAATACGACTAATCGATTAATCCTGCCGCCTATACTCACTTCTACTTTCATCATACTGAAGTGAACACACAAAACAGCGACAGGCAGAGATAAGAAAAACTCCAGATTTAAAGTTAGCAGCGGTTATTTAACTCTTCAAGTTTATGAACTTTAGTGGCAGCTTCCCAATCCGTCAGTATCTTCATTATTTGACGTGAATCTTCCGGGGTTGCAGCGGGGCGTTGCAGTGAAGCGCTTCTCTGCTCTATCGCCTCTCTGATTAATCTAACCTGATAGAGGAAACCGTTACCCTCAGCGGACACAGAGACAGCTTCACCTTGCTGTTCATACTCAGTAACAACTAAGCGATTACCTTCAGCCTCCGGTAACCAGGGATTAGACACAAGCGCTAAGCTTCCTTTACTGCCAAGTATTGTAAAATCGGCATGCAAGCCATAATCTTCTGCCGTATGAAGCTGACAGCTAACACCATTACTGAATTGTATGTTTGCGGCCGACTCGCATATATTACCATCTTCGCCAACACGGCCCGATGCCGCGATACGATAGTTATCGAAGATACCGTCGCCGAACGCTTGCTGCATAACGAAGTGCATAAGAGAAGCAGGGTAACAACCTAAGTTATACAAGGCCCCCTTACTATCCGGATTTACGAATTGGGCGATAGAGGCGCAATACACTCCATTGATGGAACGGATTTCGCCAATGGTGCCGAGTCGAATAATTTCGTTTATTTTGCTGGCAAACGGGTGTGTGAGATACATCAATCCCTCAGCAAAGAAAACCTGATTATTTGCAACTGCTGCAAGCGCCTCATCCGTCTTCTTCATATCGATAGACAATGACTTCTCACACAAAATGGCCTTGCCGGCGTTGGCGGCTTTTATCACAAAGTCATGATGAAGATGGTTAGGTAATGCGATGTAGATGATGTCGACCTCATCATCGTTAATCAGGGCATCATAATCCTGATAGATGTTTGCGATATCGTACTTTTCAGCGAATTCCATCAAGGTTTTTTCAGAACGTCCAGCCACACTATGTAAGCGGGTATGACCCTCTTCAACAATGGCATCAGCCATCACTCCAGAAATAAAGCTTGTCCCAAGGATTCCCCAATTCAATGTCTTTTTCATGTTTTACTTCTGCTCTGTTAACAGTTGAGTTTCGAATGCCTGCACCAACTCAGTTAAACCGGATTGGATAAATTTTTGCGTATGTTCGGCCTGAAAATGATGTTCGAAGGCGGCTTTATCTTCATAACGTTCCCAGAAAATGAAGCGGCGAGGATTTTCTCTGTCTTGCAGGGGAAGTGCCATCGAACACCCCTTTTCACTATTCATCCCCTCACAAAAGGAATGTATAGCCGCAATGGCCGTGTCGAGATCGATATCAGGCTTAACCTGTAGTTCCGCTGTAATAAACAAGCCTTGTTCAAACATAATTTGTCCAGATTAACCGAGTAGAGCATGTAATTTAATTGAATCCCTATAATTGATAAACTACCATCCGGTTAATTGTTTACTAACTATGAGTTGGGAATATGGATAAGTTGAAGAGCATGCAGGTGTTTGTCAATGTGGTACAACATGGCAGTTTTTCTCGCGCCGCGATCAATTTTGCAGTCACTTCAACCATGGTTGGTAAACACATTAAGTTCTTAGAGACGCACCTTGGGACTAAGCTGTTAAATCGCACCACACGTAAACAGTCATTAACGGAAGCCGGACAGCTCTATTATTTAGAGTGCCAGCGAATTCTGGATGATATTGCGGAAGCTGAAAATAGCCTGCAAGCATTAGAAAATAAACCCAAAGGAAGGATACGCATCAATTCCCCGGTCACCTTCGGCAATATTCTACTCGCCCCAATAGTGGCAGATTTTCTACAACGCTATCCCGATATTAATGTTGAACTGACACTCGATAACGATTTGATCGATCCTCTTCACGACCCGGTAGATGTGGTGATCCGCATCGGTGAACTCGCCAACTCCTCGTTAATCGCTCGCCAGATTGCCGTTTATGAAATGATGTTTTGTGCCTCTCCCGATTATCTTGCCCGTCATCGAGTCCCTCTTTCTCTGAATGACTTAGCGTCGCATCAATGTCTGGGATTCAGTTACGGAGATATTCAATCGAGTCTGGCGCTGCGTATCGATACTTCAGCATTTGATACACAGCATTCTCGGTTAACTTCGAACAGTGGTCAGGCTCTGAAAGTCGCGGCGTTGAAAGGTACAGGGATTTTACTGCAACCACGTTTACTACTCTCCGAAGAGTTAGGCCGTGGAGACTTGATAGAAATATTGAGCGAACAAGTCCCCAGCCCGACACCGATACACCTCATGTATAAGAGCAAGGCGCTGCCACTGAAAACACGGGTTTTCATTGAATTTGTGTTGACCGCGATGAACGCCAATCTCAAAAGGGATAGGCCGTAATATCTGTTGAACAAGTCGAAATCGGCAATTAACCCAAGTCAGCTAACACTTCACAGGCCTGCTGGTAGATGTCGCCGGAACCTTGTAACCAGTGGATCTTCCCGCCATGTTTTTCAATCCGTCTGAACCAGGTTTCCTGACGCTTAGCGTACTGACATATGGCGGTATTTAGCCTATCGAACATCTCCTCATAGCCGATCTGTCCCGCGATATATTGACTGACGAAGCGGTACTCGAGACCATAATATTCCAGCTGCTCGTGTGATACGCCATTATCCAGTAACCCCTGTACCTCTTCGACCATCCCCTGTTCGAAGCGCTCCTTTAATCTGGTTTTGATTCGCTTACGCAGCACCTTCCTGTCCCATTGAATACCGAAATAGAGCGGCCTGATCTCGGGAAGAGCCTTGGCTGGCTTAGGATTGGTCTGTTTGTTTTTTGCGATTTCGATGGCACGATACAGTCTGGGCCTAACCGTGAGATCGGTTTTTTCGTATTGAGCGGCATCGAGCTCCAGCAGCAGCTTCTGAACCTGTTCCAGTGGCTGTAGATCCAGCTCGGCCCTTAGGGCTAAATCTTTATCCAGCTGAACAAATTCATAACCGGAAACCACGGCATCGACATATAACCCCGTACCACCGACGAGAATAGGCTGTTTATTGCGAGACTCTATATAGGTAAAAGCCTCGAAGAAATCTTGCTGAAATTGGAAGGCATTATATTCATGGCCGGGCTCGACAATATCGATGAGATGATGTGGCACCTCACCATATTCGGCAAGATCTTTACCCGAGCCTATATCCAGCCCCTTATATACCTGCCTCGAATCGGCAGAGATGATCTCACCCTCGAGTTGTCTGGCAAGCTCAACACCTAAGCGGGTTTTACCCGAAGCCGTAGCTCCAATGACCAGGATCAGGTTGAAATTTTTCATAGGCAGGCTGTTTTCCAATAACGGGCAGTAGACGAGAGTATCTAAATTTTACCTTAGTCCCGCTATGGCTCCAACAGGATCCTGCTTTTGGTGTGTGAAACTATGAGCACGTTAGTATTCTGATCGGCTCATATTGCTCTTAAGAATGATATAAATAAAAGCAGCCCATCGAACGATGGGCTGCTACTGAATACCAGTCGGTATAGCCTAAATGCTGATTGCTGTCTCTAAGGCGACACTCATCATTTCGTTGAAAGACTTCTGCCTGTCTTCGGAGCTGAGTTTCTCGCCACGCTTAATATGATCAGAGACCGTGAGTATGGTCAATGCCCTGGCATCCAATTCGGCGGCCACACCGTAGATCCCCGCCGCTTCCATATCCACCGCCATAATTCCCATATCCTCCATCTTGGCGAACAGTTCGGGCTGAGGCGTATAGAAGAGATCTGCCGAGAAAATATTACCCACACGCACCGACACATTCTGCTCGCGGGCCTTGTTCACAGCCGTCTCAAGCAGATGATAGTCGGCAATGGCGGCAAAATCATGGTCACTGAATCTCATCCGGTTGGTCTTTGAATCGGTAGACGCCCCCATGGCGATCACCACATCCATCATATTCACATCGTCACGCACGGCACCGCAGCTACCGATACGAATGACATTCTTCACATCAAACTCGCTAATTAACTCATGGACATAGATGCAACATGAGGGGATCCCCATACCGTGGCCCATAACCGAAATCCTGCAGCCCTTGTACGTCCCGGTGAAACCTAACATGCCACGAACATCACAGACCTGTTTGGCATTTTCCAGGTACTTATCGGCAATATATCTGGCTCGCAGAGGATCGCCCGGCATTAGTATGGTTGGGGCAAAGTCACCGGGTTGAGCATTAATGTGGGGAGTCGGCATAACAAATTCCTTATTGCTTTAGTTGACGAGTATCTGAGTAAGAAGCAAGAAGTCGTCACTCAATCTCTGCCAAACAGGCTTCAGACACGGATTGGCTTCTAGTCTTATTTACATTAAATACTAGTTAATTATTACGAGTTTGCGCTGATAGTTTCATCAAATCAGGAAGTAAAAATTGTGGGTAGTATTCAAAGTCCGATAAGTGCAGAAAAAGTATCGGCGCTTAGAATTTAAAAAGTTGGGGCGATGCGGTGTGAGGATACAGGCAACAAAGCCA
This window harbors:
- a CDS encoding Gfo/Idh/MocA family protein → MKKTLNWGILGTSFISGVMADAIVEEGHTRLHSVAGRSEKTLMEFAEKYDIANIYQDYDALINDDEVDIIYIALPNHLHHDFVIKAANAGKAILCEKSLSIDMKKTDEALAAVANNQVFFAEGLMYLTHPFASKINEIIRLGTIGEIRSINGVYCASIAQFVNPDSKGALYNLGCYPASLMHFVMQQAFGDGIFDNYRIAASGRVGEDGNICESAANIQFSNGVSCQLHTAEDYGLHADFTILGSKGSLALVSNPWLPEAEGNRLVVTEYEQQGEAVSVSAEGNGFLYQVRLIREAIEQRSASLQRPAATPEDSRQIMKILTDWEAATKVHKLEELNNRC
- the miaA gene encoding tRNA (adenosine(37)-N6)-dimethylallyltransferase MiaA, producing the protein MKNFNLILVIGATASGKTRLGVELARQLEGEIISADSRQVYKGLDIGSGKDLAEYGEVPHHLIDIVEPGHEYNAFQFQQDFFEAFTYIESRNKQPILVGGTGLYVDAVVSGYEFVQLDKDLALRAELDLQPLEQVQKLLLELDAAQYEKTDLTVRPRLYRAIEIAKNKQTNPKPAKALPEIRPLYFGIQWDRKVLRKRIKTRLKERFEQGMVEEVQGLLDNGVSHEQLEYYGLEYRFVSQYIAGQIGYEEMFDRLNTAICQYAKRQETWFRRIEKHGGKIHWLQGSGDIYQQACEVLADLG
- a CDS encoding helix-turn-helix transcriptional regulator; protein product: MKIPEVSFNHRKTDNREIEVIDLEELYEREHNYSHHPGVPHRIHFNNLIYIEEGEGTHLIDFVNYPYQSGAFIFVQKNQVHAFDFKNKPKGKLLIFTQAFINQALMNMRLSDFTPTHLAYSYQPVFFPDPEVMSSSEKILSEINKELVHPQSNPLIVMFLFSSLSLMLHRVMPENQHDRLNKEQQTKFTRFVELLEQNFQRTRDAIYYADMLHTTYKTLNQICKMATSQTAKQLIDAHTILEAKRRLILDGLPTQQLAYEFGFEDASNFVKYFKKHTLLTPSRFQKQFKSS
- the deoD gene encoding purine-nucleoside phosphorylase, whose product is MPTPHINAQPGDFAPTILMPGDPLRARYIADKYLENAKQVCDVRGMLGFTGTYKGCRISVMGHGMGIPSCCIYVHELISEFDVKNVIRIGSCGAVRDDVNMMDVVIAMGASTDSKTNRMRFSDHDFAAIADYHLLETAVNKAREQNVSVRVGNIFSADLFYTPQPELFAKMEDMGIMAVDMEAAGIYGVAAELDARALTILTVSDHIKRGEKLSSEDRQKSFNEMMSVALETAISI
- a CDS encoding putative quinol monooxygenase; translated protein: MFEQGLFITAELQVKPDIDLDTAIAAIHSFCEGMNSEKGCSMALPLQDRENPRRFIFWERYEDKAAFEHHFQAEHTQKFIQSGLTELVQAFETQLLTEQK
- a CDS encoding Na+/H+ antiporter NhaC family protein, which encodes MNTWLTLLPPCIAILLAITTRQVYVAIFAGIMAGSILLSQNFLLGVANSFNAIADTFQSSSSVKSLIFILIIGAIINVMRQSGGIDALIYQVSHKYHLVNSKPRAQLVTFAFGFLMCLEGVGSMMLVGLIGRPLFNKFNISREKLAFVANSTGAPLAWLMPFSGAGVFLISLIGAQVENGTLTDKPITYIFAALPYQVYCIAILALVPILAYKKSDFTATDLSDAKKTDSASNSLSDNQSTDQSAHQPSTGIWAMLLPIVILLGSIFVISFVTGKGNILAGDISSAIYWSGFISLIGTGIYFRLCKVKMDQYIQWCIHGMKQTLPAVIILVLAFSLSNITGQLGTGKYIAGFVSGELPLWLVPASIFIICILISFSTGSSGATVSIMTPIIIPLAVGVDISVPVAIAAVISGAVFGDQSSPISDSVIVASTAADCPPQRHFVTQLPYTLAVALLSLTFYLIVGFNT
- a CDS encoding LysR substrate-binding domain-containing protein, which encodes MDKLKSMQVFVNVVQHGSFSRAAINFAVTSTMVGKHIKFLETHLGTKLLNRTTRKQSLTEAGQLYYLECQRILDDIAEAENSLQALENKPKGRIRINSPVTFGNILLAPIVADFLQRYPDINVELTLDNDLIDPLHDPVDVVIRIGELANSSLIARQIAVYEMMFCASPDYLARHRVPLSLNDLASHQCLGFSYGDIQSSLALRIDTSAFDTQHSRLTSNSGQALKVAALKGTGILLQPRLLLSEELGRGDLIEILSEQVPSPTPIHLMYKSKALPLKTRVFIEFVLTAMNANLKRDRP
- a CDS encoding nuclear transport factor 2 family protein, whose product is MKKSISAALATTVLVCAACSSPVSVEEKTISLSNKGKAVALLNSIETGDRGAVAYVNPDKYTQHNLAVADGLAGFGALLQALPKGSAKVDIKRAFQDGDYVFTHTDYNFFGPKVGFDLFRFEDGLIVEHWDNLAEKAAPNPSGRTQIDGPTTVIDSDKTEQNKALVADFVDTILVNGDFAQLGRFIDKGDANYLQHNTGIADGLNGLGKALEEMAKQGIKMVYTKNHIVLGEGNFVLSISEGSFGGEHVSFYDLFRVENDKLVEHWDIIEPIPTKDRWKNNNGKFGF